A stretch of Synechococcus sp. MIT S9220 DNA encodes these proteins:
- a CDS encoding GIVxVP protein, with protein sequence MARNRIASGIVMVPCVLLGAAFLSTAIWGDAASGNRSLAIGIGSLLLFAGLLSLAIQGGSPEAETKDDPTEQSP encoded by the coding sequence ATGGCACGCAACCGCATTGCCTCAGGAATTGTCATGGTGCCCTGTGTGCTTCTGGGCGCAGCTTTTTTGAGCACGGCCATTTGGGGTGACGCGGCGTCTGGCAACCGTTCTCTCGCGATCGGCATCGGCAGTCTGCTGCTGTTTGCCGGGCTGCTTTCGCTGGCGATTCAGGGTGGCAGCCCCGAAGCTGAGACCAAGGACGACCCAACAGAGCAGTCCCCTTAG
- the hemH gene encoding ferrochelatase, protein MARVGVVLLNLGGPERIQDVGPFLFNLFADPEIIRLPIPALQKPLAWLISTLRSGKSQSAYRSIGGGSPLRRITEQQARELQSLLRQRGIEATSYVAMRYWHPFTESAVADIKADGMDQVVVLPLYPHFSISTSGSSFRELQRLRQGDGVFEKLPIRCIRSWFDHPGYVTAMAELIAEEVRNSDDPHKAHVFFSAHGVPKSYVEEAGDPYQQEIEACTALIMKRLEELLGHDNPHTLAYQSRVGPVEWLKPYTEEALEELGKAKINDLVVVPISFVSEHIETLEEIDIEYRELATESGVVNFRRVRALDTYPRFIEGLADLVVTSLEGPEVSLDAAAELPTKVKLYPQEKWEWGWNNSSEVWNGRLAMLGFSAFLLEIISGQGPLHALGLL, encoded by the coding sequence ATGGCTCGGGTCGGTGTCGTACTGCTCAATCTGGGTGGCCCTGAGCGGATTCAGGACGTAGGTCCCTTTCTTTTCAATCTCTTTGCGGATCCGGAGATCATCCGGCTGCCGATTCCAGCTCTGCAGAAACCTCTCGCTTGGTTGATCAGCACCCTTCGCAGCGGCAAGTCACAGAGCGCCTACCGCTCCATCGGTGGCGGTTCTCCACTGCGTCGGATCACCGAGCAGCAGGCTCGAGAGTTGCAGAGCCTGCTGCGGCAAAGGGGTATCGAGGCCACCAGCTACGTGGCCATGCGCTACTGGCACCCCTTCACAGAGTCTGCCGTTGCGGATATCAAGGCCGACGGAATGGATCAGGTGGTTGTGCTGCCGCTTTACCCACACTTCTCCATCAGCACCAGTGGTTCAAGTTTCCGGGAGCTCCAGCGCCTGCGTCAGGGGGATGGTGTCTTCGAGAAGCTGCCAATCCGCTGCATCCGCAGCTGGTTTGACCACCCTGGCTACGTCACCGCGATGGCTGAGTTGATCGCTGAGGAAGTGCGCAATAGCGATGACCCCCACAAGGCTCATGTCTTCTTCAGTGCCCATGGCGTACCGAAGAGTTATGTCGAAGAAGCCGGTGATCCTTATCAACAGGAAATCGAGGCCTGCACGGCTCTGATCATGAAGAGGCTCGAGGAGCTTCTGGGTCACGACAACCCTCACACCCTCGCTTATCAAAGCCGTGTGGGTCCGGTCGAGTGGCTGAAGCCTTACACCGAAGAAGCCCTCGAAGAGCTCGGCAAAGCCAAAATCAACGACCTTGTCGTGGTTCCGATCAGCTTTGTCAGCGAGCACATCGAAACGCTGGAGGAAATTGACATCGAGTACCGCGAACTCGCCACCGAGTCCGGTGTGGTGAATTTCCGTCGCGTTCGTGCTCTCGACACCTATCCCCGCTTCATCGAGGGATTGGCTGATCTTGTGGTCACCAGCCTTGAAGGCCCTGAAGTCAGCCTTGATGCGGCAGCTGAACTGCCCACCAAGGTGAAGCTGTATCCCCAGGAGAAATGGGAGTGGGGCTGGAACAACAGTTCCGAAGTCTGGAACGGGCGACTGGCCATGCTGGGCTTCTCCGCGTTTCTGCTCGAGATCATCAGTGGCCAGGGTCCGCTGCATGCGCTCGGACTGCTTTAA
- a CDS encoding NAD(P)/FAD-dependent oxidoreductase, which produces MITTDVAVIGAGAAGTSAAFHLAHAGHSVTILEAETRAQIKPCGGGMASSVQNWFPFDLSPAVDDVIRQVDFSWCLEDPVVAELPGEAPFWIVRREHLDSLLLEQAVSAGATVQRPCHVTALDRTGECWTLTAEQGTTVKARAVVIADGSGSPWPQQVGVGPSSLHMASTLSVRLEGLGTLAPGTARFEFGLVHHGFAWAFPLADGINVGVGTFIGRDVTDSEAILNALLPDLGFAADAGLRQQANLRVWNGHSPLHADGVVAVGDAASLCDPFLAEGLRPALMSGCEAAKHLDHWLKGDEQSLKGYSKAMRQRWGDSMAWGRRIAQVFYRFPGVGYQLGVKRPTAPRRIAQILSGEMGYGDIAQRVIRRLLLQRS; this is translated from the coding sequence GTGATTACAACTGACGTTGCCGTGATTGGTGCCGGAGCTGCCGGCACTTCAGCTGCTTTTCACCTTGCTCACGCAGGGCATTCCGTCACCATTCTCGAAGCGGAGACCCGGGCCCAGATCAAGCCCTGCGGTGGAGGTATGGCCTCCTCTGTGCAGAACTGGTTCCCTTTCGACCTCAGCCCTGCGGTTGATGATGTCATCCGTCAGGTCGACTTCAGCTGGTGTCTGGAGGATCCGGTTGTCGCCGAACTTCCCGGTGAGGCACCGTTCTGGATTGTGAGGCGTGAGCATCTGGATTCCTTGTTGCTTGAGCAGGCCGTGAGCGCTGGTGCCACCGTTCAGCGACCATGTCATGTGACGGCGCTCGATCGCACCGGCGAGTGCTGGACGCTCACAGCGGAACAGGGGACAACTGTGAAGGCCCGAGCCGTGGTGATCGCTGATGGCTCAGGGTCTCCCTGGCCGCAACAAGTCGGCGTCGGCCCGAGCTCGCTGCACATGGCAAGCACACTCTCGGTTCGTCTGGAAGGGCTGGGAACGCTCGCTCCTGGAACGGCACGTTTCGAATTCGGTCTTGTGCACCACGGGTTTGCCTGGGCTTTTCCGCTGGCAGATGGGATCAATGTGGGAGTGGGCACCTTCATCGGTCGTGATGTCACCGATTCGGAGGCGATCCTGAATGCACTGCTCCCTGACCTTGGCTTTGCAGCCGACGCAGGTCTTAGGCAGCAGGCCAATCTGAGGGTCTGGAACGGTCACAGCCCGCTCCATGCCGACGGGGTGGTGGCGGTTGGCGATGCCGCATCTCTCTGCGACCCCTTCCTTGCAGAGGGGTTGCGACCAGCTCTAATGAGCGGCTGCGAAGCCGCAAAGCACCTGGACCACTGGCTGAAGGGCGACGAACAATCGTTAAAGGGCTACTCCAAGGCGATGCGACAGCGCTGGGGCGACTCCATGGCATGGGGTCGTCGAATTGCCCAGGTGTTTTACCGCTTCCCCGGTGTGGGCTATCAGCTAGGGGTCAAACGGCCGACAGCTCCCAGACGGATCGCCCAGATCCTCTCCGGAGAGATGGGCTATGGCGATATCGCTCAGCGGGTCATTCGCCGGCTGCTGCTGCAGCGCAGCTAG
- a CDS encoding site-specific integrase: protein MTPSEPLEEIRRNSNAALASIGIGLRIECRGRRLNLRGLLPGREKPGQRSVQRLSLGLENDRDGLREAEQIARVIDAQLKRNQFRWEQWIKAPVQTATTSGAAAGTSHLLDQQLQTFEQAFFADPRRRRSPAGSRTTWTGAYNPYLRRLRTLAGKDMGRIGAKLLLQTLHSYPDGSRSRQQCSTALGSLARHLELELPENWRAEAAGYGLHRARFRQLPSDQQILESILRIPNPRWRLAYGLMATYGLRNHEVFFSDLSALSDGGDRVIRVLPTTKTGEHQVWPFNPEWVERFDLLKLGREPQALPVISTDLRTTTLQQVGRRVTEQFRRYDLPLTPYDLRHAWAVRTIHIGLPDTVSARMMGHSVAIHTRTYHHWITRRDQQQAVDAALARQQAS, encoded by the coding sequence ATGACTCCCAGCGAGCCTCTTGAAGAGATCAGGCGAAATTCGAATGCAGCGCTGGCCTCGATCGGCATCGGCTTACGTATCGAATGTCGCGGTCGCCGGTTAAACCTGCGTGGCTTGTTACCTGGGCGTGAAAAACCCGGCCAGCGATCGGTGCAACGTCTCAGCCTCGGCCTTGAGAACGACAGGGATGGATTGCGCGAAGCCGAGCAGATCGCTCGGGTGATCGATGCCCAGCTCAAGCGCAACCAGTTTCGATGGGAGCAGTGGATCAAGGCGCCTGTGCAAACGGCGACCACATCCGGCGCTGCAGCTGGAACGAGCCATCTGCTGGATCAGCAACTCCAGACCTTCGAGCAAGCCTTTTTTGCTGATCCACGACGGCGACGCTCACCTGCTGGCAGTCGAACCACATGGACAGGTGCCTACAACCCCTACCTGCGACGACTGCGCACTCTGGCCGGCAAGGACATGGGCCGAATCGGCGCCAAGCTGCTGCTTCAGACCCTGCACAGCTACCCCGATGGAAGCCGCAGTCGCCAGCAATGCAGCACAGCCCTGGGCAGCCTGGCCAGGCACCTGGAACTGGAACTGCCCGAGAACTGGCGAGCAGAGGCGGCCGGCTATGGCCTGCATCGAGCCCGCTTCCGCCAGCTCCCCAGCGACCAGCAAATTCTCGAGAGCATCCTGCGGATTCCCAATCCACGCTGGCGACTGGCCTATGGCCTGATGGCCACCTATGGCCTTCGCAACCATGAAGTGTTCTTCAGCGACCTCTCCGCACTGAGCGACGGGGGAGATCGCGTGATCCGGGTCTTGCCCACCACCAAAACGGGTGAGCATCAGGTTTGGCCTTTCAACCCGGAGTGGGTCGAGCGGTTCGACCTTCTGAAACTTGGACGTGAGCCGCAGGCGCTGCCGGTGATCAGCACTGATCTGAGGACAACGACCCTGCAGCAGGTGGGACGCCGGGTCACCGAGCAATTTCGGCGCTACGACCTTCCCCTCACCCCTTATGACCTGCGCCATGCCTGGGCAGTGAGAACCATCCACATCGGTTTACCTGACACGGTTTCCGCGAGAATGATGGGCCACTCCGTGGCCATTCACACCCGCACCTATCACCACTGGATCACCCGGCGCGATCAGCAGCAGGCTGTGGACGCGGCCCTGGCACGACAACAGGCGTCATGA
- a CDS encoding class I SAM-dependent methyltransferase, whose translation MTSFLRPLAYRYRWIYDTVTAISSLSVGGVEQLRSLGLEALQSRLESGAPVLDLCCGSGEAAAPWLAAGFSVTGLDLSPLALTLAARRHPGLKRVEGLAEEPPFQDESFHAIQLSVALHEFPRRERELVLRQSLRLLKPGGWLVIVDLHPAGPWLRLPQQLFCALFETDTATSMLEDDLPSQLQKLGFTAVKQELLAGQALQRLTAARPSIDAPSP comes from the coding sequence ATGACCTCGTTTCTGCGGCCCCTGGCCTATCGCTACCGCTGGATCTACGACACGGTCACGGCGATCTCATCACTGAGTGTGGGTGGAGTCGAGCAACTCCGCAGCCTGGGGCTGGAGGCACTGCAGTCGAGGCTTGAGAGCGGTGCGCCTGTGCTGGATCTCTGCTGCGGCAGCGGTGAGGCCGCAGCACCCTGGTTGGCGGCCGGCTTCAGTGTCACAGGGCTTGATCTCTCTCCGCTCGCCCTGACTCTCGCCGCCCGACGCCACCCAGGCCTGAAGCGAGTGGAGGGATTGGCCGAGGAACCACCGTTCCAAGATGAAAGCTTTCATGCCATTCAGCTGAGCGTTGCGCTGCATGAATTTCCGCGCCGAGAACGCGAGCTGGTGCTGCGCCAGAGCTTGCGCCTGTTGAAACCAGGTGGCTGGCTGGTGATTGTGGATCTGCACCCCGCAGGACCATGGCTGCGACTGCCGCAACAACTGTTCTGCGCCTTGTTTGAAACCGATACGGCCACGTCCATGCTGGAGGACGACCTGCCGTCTCAGCTGCAGAAGCTCGGTTTCACTGCGGTGAAGCAGGAGTTACTGGCAGGGCAGGCCCTGCAGCGGCTCACCGCGGCACGACCAAGCATTGACGCACCTTCTCCATGA
- the pyrH gene encoding UMP kinase codes for MAYARALLKLSGEALMGDQGYGIDPAIVQSIAEDVAKVIAGGTQLAIVVGGGNIFRGLKGSAAGMDRATADYVGMLATVMNAITLQDGLERAGVPTRVQTAIGMQEVAEPYIRRKAIRHLEKGRVVVFGAGCGNPFFTTDTTAALRAAEINADVVFKATKVDGVYDKDPAIHADAVKQEHLTYQQVLSGELAVMDSTAIALCKDNNIPIVVFNLFEPGNIGKAVAGEPIGSRINN; via the coding sequence ATGGCCTACGCGCGTGCACTCCTGAAACTCAGCGGAGAGGCGCTGATGGGAGACCAGGGCTACGGAATCGATCCCGCCATCGTGCAGTCCATCGCTGAAGACGTTGCCAAGGTGATCGCTGGCGGCACCCAGCTGGCGATTGTGGTGGGCGGAGGAAACATCTTCCGAGGCCTGAAAGGGTCGGCCGCCGGAATGGATCGAGCCACAGCGGATTACGTGGGCATGCTGGCCACCGTGATGAATGCGATCACGCTCCAGGACGGACTGGAGCGCGCAGGTGTACCAACCCGAGTGCAGACCGCCATTGGCATGCAGGAAGTCGCCGAGCCTTACATCCGCCGTAAAGCCATCCGCCATCTCGAGAAAGGACGTGTGGTGGTCTTCGGCGCTGGTTGCGGTAATCCCTTCTTCACCACCGACACCACGGCAGCTCTGCGGGCAGCCGAGATCAATGCGGATGTGGTGTTCAAGGCCACCAAGGTGGATGGTGTCTATGACAAGGATCCCGCCATCCATGCCGATGCCGTGAAACAGGAGCACCTCACCTACCAGCAGGTTCTGAGCGGTGAACTCGCCGTGATGGACAGCACGGCCATCGCTCTTTGCAAAGACAACAACATCCCGATTGTTGTTTTCAATCTGTTTGAACCTGGCAACATCGGCAAAGCCGTGGCTGGAGAGCCGATCGGTTCCCGGATCAACAACTGA
- the cobO gene encoding cob(I)yrinic acid a,c-diamide adenosyltransferase: MSNSNLDQTAAELGMGGKLAPEQDDAGYRKRMERRQQVQRQRVEERNKEKGLILVFTGHGKGKTTAGLGLVLRTLGHGERVAVVQFIKGGWEPGEARALQAFGDQISWHALGEGFTWETQDRQRDQQLVTEAWQTALDHLRDERIKLVLLDELNVAIKLGYIEPDTVIAGLRERPELCHVAVTGRGAPASLIDAADLVTEMTLSKHPFREQGVKAQAGIEY; the protein is encoded by the coding sequence ATGAGCAACAGCAATCTCGACCAGACGGCAGCGGAACTGGGCATGGGAGGAAAGCTTGCACCAGAGCAGGACGATGCCGGCTACCGAAAGCGCATGGAACGACGCCAACAGGTGCAACGCCAGCGCGTCGAGGAGCGCAACAAGGAGAAGGGACTGATCCTGGTGTTCACCGGCCACGGCAAGGGCAAAACAACGGCAGGCCTGGGGCTTGTGCTTCGCACCCTCGGCCACGGCGAACGGGTGGCGGTTGTGCAATTCATCAAGGGTGGTTGGGAGCCAGGCGAAGCCAGGGCGCTACAAGCGTTCGGCGACCAGATCAGCTGGCATGCACTGGGGGAGGGATTTACCTGGGAAACCCAAGACCGCCAGCGTGATCAGCAACTGGTCACAGAGGCCTGGCAAACCGCCCTGGACCACCTACGTGACGAGCGCATCAAGCTGGTTCTGCTGGATGAACTCAATGTGGCCATCAAGCTGGGCTACATCGAACCAGACACCGTGATCGCTGGCCTGAGGGAGCGACCTGAGCTGTGCCATGTGGCCGTCACTGGACGCGGAGCACCGGCATCACTGATCGATGCAGCCGACCTCGTGACGGAAATGACCTTGAGCAAACACCCATTCAGAGAGCAGGGTGTGAAAGCTCAGGCTGGCATCGAGTACTGA
- the ilvB gene encoding biosynthetic-type acetolactate synthase large subunit — MTLISAPTADTASNSDGSRRMSGAQALMDALRLHGVDTIFGYPGGAILPIYDALHVAESEGWLRHFLVRHEQGGTHAADAYARATGRVGVCFGTSGPGATNLVTGIATAQMDSVPMVVITGQVPRTAIGTDAFQETDIFGITLPIVKHSWVVRNPADLGSVVAQAFHIAASGRPGPVLIDIPKDVGQEEFDYIPVQPGSVVPAGFGSTPAPDCQSIEAALDLIAEAQRPLLYVGGGAIASSAHDSIAVLAERYQIPVTTTLMGKGAFDENHPLALGMLGMHGTAYANFAVTDCDLLIAVGARFDDRVTGKLDTFAPHARVIHFEIDPAEIGKNRRPDVAVLGDVGTSLAALVDLSLRRSSEPQTSIWLERIREWKQRYPLSIPPQEGPIYPQEVLMAVRDLAPGAIVTTDVGQHQMWAAQYLRNGPRGWISSAGLGTMGYGMPAALGAQVACPDRQVVCIAGDASVLMNIQELGTLAQYRLPVKVVIVNNHWQGMVRQWQESFYEERYSASDMLGGMPDFEALAKAFGVEGMKIVERNDLHTRLAEAFASPHPTLVDVHVRRGENCYPMVPPGCSNAQMVGLPAHPELAFQDSGRSASNPGGQ; from the coding sequence GTGACGCTGATCTCCGCTCCCACGGCCGACACAGCGTCCAACAGTGATGGAAGTCGCCGGATGAGCGGAGCCCAGGCCTTGATGGATGCTCTGCGCCTGCACGGTGTGGATACGATTTTCGGCTACCCAGGTGGCGCCATTCTTCCGATCTACGACGCCCTGCATGTGGCAGAGAGCGAGGGTTGGTTGCGTCACTTCCTCGTGCGTCATGAACAAGGCGGAACCCATGCGGCTGATGCCTATGCGCGTGCGACCGGCAGAGTCGGTGTGTGCTTCGGAACGTCCGGTCCTGGGGCGACCAACCTGGTCACGGGCATTGCCACCGCCCAGATGGATTCTGTGCCGATGGTGGTGATCACCGGTCAGGTTCCGAGGACGGCGATTGGAACCGATGCCTTCCAGGAAACCGACATCTTCGGCATCACCTTGCCGATCGTGAAACATTCATGGGTTGTGCGAAACCCCGCAGATCTCGGTTCGGTGGTTGCCCAGGCCTTTCACATTGCCGCCTCGGGTCGACCCGGTCCCGTTCTGATTGATATCCCTAAGGATGTTGGCCAGGAGGAGTTTGATTACATCCCGGTTCAGCCAGGATCCGTCGTTCCTGCTGGGTTCGGCTCCACTCCAGCGCCTGATTGCCAGTCGATCGAGGCAGCACTTGACCTGATCGCCGAAGCCCAGCGCCCTCTCCTCTACGTGGGGGGCGGTGCAATTGCCTCATCCGCTCACGACAGCATCGCCGTGCTCGCAGAGCGCTACCAGATTCCCGTCACCACGACGTTGATGGGTAAGGGCGCCTTTGACGAGAACCACCCGCTGGCGCTGGGCATGCTGGGCATGCACGGCACGGCCTACGCCAATTTTGCTGTAACCGATTGCGATTTGCTGATTGCTGTCGGTGCTCGCTTTGATGACCGGGTGACCGGCAAGCTCGATACCTTCGCCCCGCATGCCCGGGTGATTCATTTCGAGATCGATCCGGCTGAGATCGGCAAGAACAGGCGCCCTGATGTCGCCGTTCTCGGTGATGTCGGCACCAGCCTTGCCGCGCTGGTGGATCTGAGTCTGCGCCGTTCCTCCGAACCTCAGACCAGCATCTGGTTGGAGAGGATCCGCGAGTGGAAACAGCGTTACCCCCTCTCGATTCCTCCTCAGGAAGGGCCCATCTACCCCCAGGAAGTGCTGATGGCTGTCCGTGATCTGGCCCCCGGCGCCATCGTCACGACGGATGTGGGACAGCATCAGATGTGGGCTGCTCAGTACCTGCGCAATGGTCCACGTGGCTGGATCAGTAGCGCCGGACTGGGGACGATGGGGTACGGGATGCCTGCAGCTCTTGGTGCCCAGGTCGCGTGTCCTGATCGACAGGTGGTCTGCATAGCTGGAGATGCCAGTGTGCTGATGAACATCCAGGAGCTGGGCACTCTCGCTCAATACAGGCTTCCGGTGAAGGTGGTGATCGTGAACAATCACTGGCAGGGGATGGTTCGTCAGTGGCAGGAGAGTTTCTACGAAGAGCGTTATTCCGCCTCGGACATGCTGGGTGGCATGCCCGACTTCGAAGCTCTGGCTAAGGCATTTGGCGTGGAGGGGATGAAGATCGTTGAGCGCAATGATCTCCACACCCGACTCGCGGAAGCGTTCGCCTCACCGCATCCAACCCTGGTGGATGTGCATGTTCGTCGGGGTGAGAATTGCTACCCGATGGTTCCACCCGGTTGCAGCAATGCCCAGATGGTGGGTCTGCCGGCCCATCCTGAGTTGGCGTTCCAGGACTCAGGTCGTTCTGCCTCTAATCCAGGAGGCCAGTGA
- the frr gene encoding ribosome recycling factor, whose protein sequence is MSKQDLEASMQKSVESTQRMFNTIRTGRANSSLLDRISVEYYGADTPLKSLATLTTPDSQTIQIQPFDISSLAGIEKAIAMSELGFTPNNDGKIIRINVPPLTEERRKEFCKLASKYAEEGKVALRNIRRDAIDKIKKQEKEGEFSEDQSRDEQETIQKTLEKFIAQLEKHLADKEADILKV, encoded by the coding sequence ATGTCGAAGCAAGACCTCGAAGCGAGCATGCAGAAGTCGGTGGAATCCACCCAACGCATGTTCAACACCATCCGAACAGGACGGGCCAACTCGTCTCTGCTCGATCGCATCTCGGTGGAGTACTACGGCGCCGACACGCCACTGAAATCGTTAGCCACGCTGACCACACCGGACTCACAGACCATCCAGATCCAGCCCTTCGACATCAGCTCGCTGGCGGGAATTGAGAAGGCGATCGCCATGAGCGAACTGGGCTTCACCCCCAACAACGACGGCAAAATCATCCGCATTAACGTGCCACCACTCACCGAGGAGCGGCGCAAGGAGTTCTGCAAGCTCGCCTCCAAATATGCCGAGGAAGGAAAGGTTGCCCTGCGCAACATCCGCCGCGACGCCATCGACAAAATCAAGAAGCAGGAAAAAGAGGGTGAGTTTTCCGAGGATCAAAGCCGTGACGAACAGGAAACCATCCAGAAAACTCTCGAGAAGTTCATCGCACAGCTGGAGAAGCACTTGGCCGATAAGGAGGCCGACATCCTCAAGGTGTGA
- a CDS encoding NAD(P)/FAD-dependent oxidoreductase — protein MLRLSELRLELDHTEDDLEQAVLRCLRVPREQLISHQLVKQSIDARRRDRIRIIYSVDVQVRGEKALLRRRSADRRIRRSPDESYRFVARAPSSAVDASGARPVVIGAGPCGYFAALLLAQMGFCPLLLERGQAVKQRSRDTFGFWRRQSTFKPESNVQFGEGGAGTFSDGKLYSQVSDPVHYGRKVLEELVNCGANRDILTRHRPHIGTFKLATVVRGLRAQIEALGGEVRFGSRVEQLLLEPTHASDGKSMRITGLQLADGSRLDCSQVVLAPGHSARDTFAMLDRIGVAMERKPFAIGLRIEHPQSLIDNARWGDAAGHPLLGAAEYKLVHHATNGRCVYSFCMCPGGFVVGATSEPGRVVTNGMSQHSRNERNANSGLVIPVSDADLEAHERWPGDPLAGLVFQRELESLAFQLGGEDYSAPVQRQEDFVAGRPSTSLGSIRPSYQPGVQPSDLAELLPQPMVVALREALPAFSQKISGYDHPDAVLTGVETRTSSPLRIPRDDRLESLNVLGLTPAGEGAGYAGGILSAAIDGIRAAEAVALRLLAPISN, from the coding sequence GTGCTGCGCCTGAGCGAGCTTCGACTGGAGCTGGACCATACGGAGGATGATCTTGAGCAGGCTGTTCTGCGTTGCCTGCGAGTGCCTCGCGAGCAACTGATCTCCCATCAGTTGGTGAAGCAGAGCATTGATGCCCGTCGTCGGGATCGAATCCGGATCATCTACAGCGTGGATGTTCAGGTACGGGGCGAGAAAGCATTGCTGCGTCGTCGTTCGGCTGACCGGCGCATTCGTCGCAGTCCTGATGAGTCCTACCGATTTGTTGCCCGTGCTCCTTCCAGTGCGGTTGATGCGTCAGGGGCGCGGCCTGTGGTGATTGGGGCAGGACCCTGTGGTTATTTCGCAGCACTGCTGCTCGCGCAGATGGGATTTTGCCCACTGTTGCTGGAGCGCGGACAGGCGGTGAAGCAGAGAAGCCGGGACACGTTCGGATTCTGGCGTCGTCAATCGACGTTCAAGCCCGAATCCAATGTGCAGTTCGGCGAAGGGGGGGCTGGAACCTTTTCCGATGGCAAGCTTTACAGCCAGGTGAGCGATCCCGTCCATTACGGCCGCAAAGTGCTGGAGGAACTGGTGAACTGTGGCGCCAATCGCGACATCCTGACCCGTCACCGACCCCATATCGGCACCTTCAAGCTGGCGACAGTGGTGAGGGGGTTGCGCGCTCAGATTGAGGCTCTTGGCGGTGAGGTCCGCTTCGGTTCCCGCGTGGAACAACTTTTGCTGGAACCGACCCACGCCAGCGACGGCAAGTCGATGCGGATCACTGGTCTGCAACTCGCCGATGGCAGCCGTCTTGACTGCAGTCAGGTGGTTCTAGCTCCTGGACATTCGGCGAGGGACACCTTCGCGATGTTGGATCGGATCGGTGTTGCCATGGAGCGGAAGCCCTTCGCGATTGGTCTTCGGATCGAGCATCCGCAGTCGCTGATCGACAACGCCCGCTGGGGAGATGCCGCTGGCCATCCCTTGCTTGGAGCCGCTGAATACAAGCTGGTGCATCACGCAACCAATGGCCGCTGCGTCTACAGCTTCTGTATGTGCCCCGGTGGGTTTGTGGTGGGTGCGACCTCCGAACCAGGTCGTGTTGTGACCAATGGCATGAGCCAGCATTCCCGCAACGAACGCAACGCCAACAGCGGGCTGGTGATCCCTGTGTCGGATGCAGACCTGGAGGCCCATGAGCGCTGGCCAGGGGATCCACTTGCGGGCCTGGTGTTTCAGCGTGAACTTGAATCTCTCGCTTTCCAGCTCGGCGGTGAGGACTACAGCGCCCCGGTGCAGCGACAGGAGGACTTTGTGGCAGGAAGGCCATCCACGTCTCTCGGATCGATTCGCCCCTCTTATCAACCTGGGGTCCAACCCTCAGACCTTGCCGAGCTTCTGCCGCAACCGATGGTGGTGGCCCTGAGGGAAGCTCTGCCGGCTTTCAGTCAGAAAATCTCCGGTTACGACCACCCCGATGCCGTTCTGACGGGGGTCGAGACCCGTACCTCTTCGCCGTTGCGCATCCCTCGGGATGATCGGCTGGAGTCGCTCAATGTGCTCGGTCTCACGCCTGCCGGTGAGGGTGCCGGTTACGCGGGCGGGATCCTTTCAGCAGCGATCGATGGCATCCGTGCTGCTGAAGCGGTTGCATTGCGTCTGCTGGCGCCGATATCGAACTGA
- a CDS encoding nuclease: protein MLLLVLPTQAFAAEVLQVRSATLLQIGDRNRNYSVQLACVQVDPEDEQQAQDWMRRALPRRRRVNLRPEGSADGVLLARVTPIGDDLDLGSALVSEGLAQVTCPGA, encoded by the coding sequence ATGCTGTTGCTCGTGCTGCCTACCCAGGCTTTTGCCGCCGAGGTTCTGCAGGTGCGCTCGGCAACGCTGCTTCAGATTGGTGACCGCAATCGTAATTACAGCGTGCAACTGGCTTGTGTTCAGGTGGACCCCGAGGATGAGCAGCAAGCGCAGGATTGGATGCGTCGTGCGCTTCCCCGTCGCCGAAGGGTGAATCTGCGGCCGGAGGGCAGTGCAGATGGTGTCCTGCTGGCCAGGGTCACTCCGATCGGAGATGACCTTGATCTGGGATCGGCGCTGGTGAGTGAAGGTCTGGCCCAGGTCACTTGTCCCGGAGCCTGA